CGCACCCCCACACCCCGCCCCTCACACAACCCCACCAACCGCCCCAACGCCCCCACCTCACCCGACACCACCACCGACCCAGGACCATTCACCGCAGCCACCACCAACCCACCACCCACCTCACCCAACAACCCCTCCACCCCCGACACCGACAACGACACCACCACCATCCCCCCACCCCCCACCAACTCCCCCACCAACCCAGACCGCAACACCACCACCCGCGCACCCTCCTCCACCGACAACCCACCCGCCACCACCACCGCAGCCACCTCACCCTGCGAATGACCCACCACCCCCCGCACCACCACACCCAACGACTCCCACAACCGACCCAACGACACCATCACCGCCCACAACACCGGCTGCACCACCTCAACCCGCCCCAACCACCCCTCATCACCCGACCGCAACACCCCCACCAACGACCACCCCACCAACGGCTCCAACGCCCGCTCACACACCCCCATCCACTCCGCAAACACCACCGACTCCTCCAACAACCCCACCACCAACCCCACCCACTGCCACCCCTGACCCGGAAACACCAACACCACCCCACGACCACCACCAGAAACAGACCCACCACCCGACACCGACCCAGAAACAGAACCCACCACCGAACCAAAACCAGAACCAACACTCACCACAGAACCACCCGACACCACACCCGACTCCACATCCCCCACCAACCCATCCAACCCACCCACCAACTCCTCCCGCGAACCACCCACCACCACACCCCGCACCCCAAACACCGAACGACCCGCCAACACCCCACCCACCACACCCACCCCCACACCAGAACCCCCACCCACCACCCACTCCCGCAACCGACCCACCACACCCACCAACCCACCCACCGAACGCCCCGACACCACCCACACCACCACACCACCAGAAACACCCGAACCAAGACTGGAATTCACCGGCGCCTCCACCACCGGCGCCTCCTCCACCACCACATGCGCATTCGTCCCACTGATTCCAAAAGCAGAAATCGCGGCACGTCGCGGCCGGCCGTCCTCCGGCCATTCCCGCGTCTCCTCAAGCAGCTCGACGGCACCCGACGACCAGTCGATGTGCGATGACCGTTCGCCCACGTGCAGCGTGCGCGGCAGCACCCCGTGCCGCATCGCCATCACCATCTTGATCACACCCGCCACACCCGCGGCGGCCTGCGTGTGCCCGATGTTCGACTTCACCGACCCCAACCACAACGGACGCCCCTCCGCCCGCTCCCGCCCATACGTCGCCAACAACGCCTGCGCCTCGATCGGATCACCCAGACGCGTCCCCGTCCCATGCGCCTCCACCACATCCACATCAGCCGCGGAAAGCCGCGCATCCGCCAACGCCTGCCGAATCACCCGCTGCTGCGACGGACCATTCGGCGCCGTCAACCCATTCGACGCACCATCCTGATTAATCGCCGAACCACGCACCACCGCCAGCACCCGGCGCCCATTCCGCCGCGCATCCGACAACCGCTCAAGCAGAACGACGCCGACGCCTTCCGCGAGACCGAACCCGTCGGCGTCGTCGGAGAACGCCTTGCACCGCCCGTCGGTGGAGAGGGCCCGCAGACGGCTGAACCCGATGAACGCGTCGGGCGTCGGCATGACCACGGCACCACCCGCGAGTGCCAGCGAGCATTCGCCGCGCCGCAGGGCCTGGGCCGCCAGGTGCAGGGACACCAACGACGACGAACACGCCGTGTCCACCGTCACCGCGGGCCCTTCGAGCCCGAAGGCATAGGCGACACGCCCCGAGATCACGCTCGGCACGCTCCCGGTGACCACATAGTCCTCGATGGCCTGCGTGGCCTCGCCGGCGCTCGGCCCATAGCCGTGCGACATGGCGCCGACGAACGTTCCCGTGGAGGAGCCGTGGAGGTCCCGCATGGTGAGCCCCGCGCGTTCGAACGCCTCCCACGACGTTTCGAGCAGCAACCGCTGCTGCGGATCCATGGCCAGGGCCTCGCGCGGACTGATCCCGAAGAACCCCGCGTCGAACAGGTCGGCGTCCTCAAGGAAGCCGCCCTGCCGGACATAACTGGTCCCCCGCCGTCCGGGGTCGTCGTCGAACAGGTTGCCCAGGTCCCAGCCCCGGTCATCGGGGAAATCGGCGATCACGTCCCCGCCGTTCACGACCACCTGCCACAACGCCTCGGGGCTGTCGATGCCACCGGGGAAACGGCACGCCATTCCCACGATGGCCAGCGGCTCGTCGTCCGTGGCGCGCGGGGCGGCGGTGACGGCGGGCAGGGCGGGCTCTTCCTCAGCCCCCAGCACCTCGGTACGCAGGTGCCGTGCCAGCACGGATGGCGTGGGGTGGTCGAAGACCAGCGTGGCCGGCAACTGGAGGCCGGTGGCTGCGGCGAGGCGGTTGCGCAGCTCGACCGCGGTCAGTGATTCGAAACCGAGATCCTTGAACGCACGGTCCGGCCCGACGGCCTCCGCCGACGCATGCCCAAGCACGGCCTGCGCGTGGGTGCCGACCAGGTCGAGCAGGACGCGTTCCTGGTCGGCCCGCGGCTGCCCGTCGAGCCGCTGCCACAGTGCCGACCGCGTGGGGACCACGTCGGCCGTCGGACTCTCTGCCGGTCGCGTCCCGGGCTCCACCGCCCGCTGGTAAAGCGCGAGTTCGCCGAGCAGTGGGCTCGGCCGCATCGAGGTGAACAGCGACGCGAACGGCTCCCAGTCGATCTCGGCCACGGCGACGAACGTGTCGTCGTGGTCGAGTGCCTGCTGAAGGGCGGCGATCGCCAAGTCGGCGCGCATCAGGGCGAGTCCCTGGCCCCGCACGCGTTCGCGCGTCGCGTTCGGGTCGAGCCCTTCCATGCCGCGCCAGGTGTTGAGCGCGTCCTCCCACACTCCCCAGGCCACGGACGTCATCGGCAGCCCTCGCGCCCTGCCGCGCACCGCGAGCGCGTCGAGCGCCGCGTTCGCCGCCGCGTAGGCGGCATGGTCCCCGCTGCCCCAGACGCCGGCGATCGACGAGAACAGCACGAACGCGTCCAGGTCCTCGGGATCGAGCAGGTCAGCAAGGTGTTCTGTGCCCGCGACCTTCGCGGACAGCACGGCGGCGAGGCTGTCCAGCGTGGTATCGGTCACGGGGGCCAACTCGATGTGGGCGGCCGTGTGCATGACGGCCCGTACCGTGTGCCCGGCCTCGCGCAGTTCCCCCAACAGGGTCTCCACCGCTCCGCGGTCACCGACGTCACAGGCGCTCACGGTGACGGTGGTGCCCATGTCGGTGAGTTCGGCGACGAGTTCCTCAACCCCCGGGGCCTCGGGTCCCCTGCGGCTGATGAGCACGAGGTGTTCGGCACCGCCGGCGGCGAGCCAGCGAGCGACGCGCGGTCCGAGGCTGCCGGTCGCACCGGTGAGCACAACGGTGCCGGCCGGAGCCCATGTGCGTCGCGGTTCCGCGGCTCCGACGGCCGCCCGGACCATACGCCGGCCGGACAGGCCGGAGGCGCGAACCGCGACCTGGTCCTCACCGTTCAGCCCGGCGAGGACATGGCAGAGGCCGGAGAGAGCGTCCTCATCGACGGTCTCCGGCAGGTCGATCAGCCCGCCCCAGAGTGCCGAGTGCTCCAGGGCGATGACCCTGCCGAGGCCCCACACCTGCGCCTGCGCGGGATCAGCCGGCGCGTCCTCCGGCCCCGTCGTCACCGCCCCCCTGGTGACGGACCACAACCGGCCGGTACCACCGAGGTCGGTGAGCGCCTGCACCAAGGAAAGAGTGAGTGCCACGCCCGCCGTGAGCCCTGGATGGGACGGCAGCGGACGCGCGTCGAGAGCCAGGAGCGACAGGATGCCGCCGTCGAAGGGGGCCGTGGCGTCGACGAGGGCGCGGAGGCGTTCCCCGAGAACCTCGCGGTCGGCATCCGCCACGGACAACGCGACCGGAACCACGCGGGCGGCACCACCATCACCCAGCGCCCGGATGGCGGTGTCCATCCACTGCGGCCGGGCGCTCTCCTCCGGAACGAGAACGACCCATGTGCCGGACAGTTGGGGCGTCGGCGCCGCAGGCGTCAACGGCGTCCAGTCGATCCGGTAGCGCCAATCGTCGACAGTCTCCCGCGTACGACGTTCTTTCGCCGCGGTGTCCGGCTCCAAGTCTTTCAGCCAGAAGCGTTCCCGCTGAAACGCGTATGTGGGTACGTCCGCATACGCCTCCGCGAGCGCTCGTTCCTGTCCCGGGAAAAGGCGGGACCAGTCCACATCCACACCCCGCACGAACGCCTCACCCACCGACAGCAGAAACCGCCGCATACCCCCCTCACCACGCCGCAACGACCCCACCGCCGAAACACCCTCCATCACCGGCACCAACACCGGATGACCACTGCACTCCACAAACACCACATCATCACCGAACGACCGAACCACATCATCAAACAACACCGGCCGCCGCAAATTCTCAAACCAATACTCCCCACCCAACCCCTCCATATCCAACAACCCACCCGACACCGTCGAATAAAACGGCAACACCCCCCGACGCCCCACCACACCCACCAACCCCTCAACCAACCGCTCCCGCACCACATCCACCCCCGGACCATGCGACGCATAATCCACCGCCACCCACCGCACCCCCACACCCCGCCCCTCACACAACCCCACCAACCGCCCCAACGCCCCCACCTCACCCGACACCACCACCGACCCAGGACCATTCACCGCAGCCACCACCAACCCACCACCCACCTCACCCAACAACCCCTCCACACCAACCCGACCCAACGACACCACCACCATCCCCCCACCCCCCACCAACTCCCCCACCAACCCAGACCGCAACACCACCACCCGCGCACCCTCCTCCACCGACAACCCACCCGCCACCACCACCGCAGCCACCTCACCCTGCGAATGACCCACCACCCCCCGCACCACCACACCCAACGACTCCCACAACCGACCCAACGACACCATCACCGCCCACAACACCGGCTGCACCACCTCAACCCGCCCCAACCACCCCTCATCACCCGACCGCAACACCCCCACCAACGACCACCCCACCAACGGCTCCAACGCCCGCTCACACACCCCCATCCACTCCGCAAACACCACCGACTCCTCCAACAACCCCACCACCAACCCCACCCACTGCCACCCCTGACCCGGAAACACCAACACCACCCCACGACCACCACCAGAAACAGACCCACCCGACACCGACCCAGAAACAGAACCCACCACCGAACCAAAACCAGAACCAACACTCACCACAGAACCACCCGACACCACACCCGACTCCACATCCCCCACCAACCCATCCAACCCACCCACCAACTCCTCCCGCGAACCACCCACCACCACACCCCGCACCCCAAACACCGAACGACCCGCCAACACCCCACCCACCACACCCACCCCCACACCACCACCAGCACCCACCACCCACTCCCGCAACCGACCCACCACACCCACCAACCCACCCACCGAACGCCCCGACACCACCCACACCACCACACCACCAGAAACACCCAAACCAACACCAGAACTGGAACTCACCGGCGCCTCCACCACCGGCGCCTCCTCCACCACCACATGCGCATTCGTCCCACTGATCCCGAACGACGACACCCCCGCACGCCGCACACCACCCGCACCCACCACCCACTCCCGCGCCTCACGCAACAACTCCACCCGCCCCGAAGACCAATCCACATGCCCCGACGGCTCATCCACATGCAACGTCTGCGGCAACACCCCATACCGCAACGCCATCACCATCTTGATCACACCCGCCACACCCGCAGCCGCCTGCGCATGCCCAATATTCGACTTCAACGACCCCAACCACAAAGGACGCCCCACCGCACGCCCCTGCCCATACGTCGCCAACAACGCCTGCGCCTCAATCGGATCACCCAGACGCGTCCCCGTCCCATGCGCCTCCACCACATCCACATCAACCGCGGAAAGCCCCGCATCCGCCAACGCCTGCCGAATCACCCGCTGCTGCGACGGACCATTCGGGGCGGAAAAACCGCTGCTGCCTCCGTCCTGGTTCACCGCCGAGCCACGCACCACCGCCAATACCCGACGCCCATTCCGCCGCGCATCCGACAACCGCTCAAGCAGCAACACCCCCACCCCCTCCGACCACCCGGTGCCATTCGCCGAATCGGCGAAAGACCTGCACCTGCCGTCGGGGGACAGGGCCCGCTGCCGGCTGAACTCGACGAACCCCGACGGCCCGGTCATGACCGTCACACCGGCCGCCAGCGCCAGCGTGCTCTCCCCACGCCGCAACGACTGACACGCCAGATGCAACGACACCAACGACGACGAACACGCCGTATCCACCGTCACCGCAGGACCCTCAAGCCCCAACGTGTAAGCCACACGCCCCGACACGACGCTTCCCGTGTCACCGGTGAGCACGTAGCCTTCGAGTTCTTCCGGCACCTCACGCAGCAGAGCCGCGTAGTCCTGGTGCATGACGCCGGCGAACACGCCGGTGCGACTCCCACGCACGGAATCGGGCGAGATACCGGCCCGTTCGAACGCCTCCCATGACGTTTCGAGCAGCAATCGCTGCTGCGGGTGCATCGCCAGCGCCTCGCGCGGATTGATCCCGAAGAACTCCGCGTCGAAGTCCGCCGCGTCATCGAGGAACCCACCATGCCGCACATACGACTTCCCCGGCACCGAAGGATCCGGATCGAACAGACCCTCCACATCCCACCCGCGATCCTCAGGAAACTCCGAGATCGCGTCCGTCCCACTCTCCACCAACCGCCACAAATCCTCGGGCGACCGCACACCCCCAGGAAAACGGCACGCCATCCCCACGATCGCGATCGGCTCGGACTTCGCGGCGGTCAGCTCGCGATTCTGCTGCCGAAGCAGTTCGGCCTCTTTGAGAGAGGCTCGCAGTGCCCTGACGACTTCTTCGCTGGATGCGGCCATCGTCGAACTCCGAATCTCTGGTCACGTACTGGTCAGTGATCGCCCAAGGCCACGCGCACGAGACTTTCGACATCCATCGTGTCCAGTGACTCGGCCGCTTCCGGGGCCGCCGCTTCCTCGCGGGCGGGTTCGCTCTCGGCCAGGCGGAGCAGCGGCCCGACCAACCCGGCCGCACGGAACCGGTCGAGCGGGATGGCGGCCAGGGCCCTGCGGAACTCCGCCTCGCCGGTTTCCGAGGGCTCGTGCTCGGACGCGTTCGGCAGGAGTTCCGCCTGGAGGAGGCGTGCGACGGCGGCTGGGGTCGGGTGATCGAAGATGAGGGTGGGCGGCAGCCGACGGCCGGTGGCCGAGGTCAGCCGGTTGCGCATGTCCAAGGCGGTGAGCGAATCGAGGCCGAGGTCGAGGAAGCCGCGCCCAGGATCCACCGCACCGGCCGACGCGTGGCCGAGCACGTGTGCCACATGCTCGCGGACCAGATCCAGCAGGAGGCGTTCGCGTTCCGCCTCGGACGCCTCAAGCAGGCGCCGTTTCAGCGTCTCGGCCGACTCGCCCGCCGACTGGCGGCGAGCCGGTGCCCGGACCAGGCGCCGGAGGAGGAACGGGACCTCGCCGCGCAGCATGCTTCCCCGCGTGTCCAGCGCGGCCGGCACGAGCAGGGCCGCACGGCGGTCCGCGAGTGCCGCGTCGAACAGGTCGAGCCCTTGCTCCGTCGTGAGTGGCAGCAGCCCGGCCCTGCCGAGACGCCGCATCTCCTCCGCGCCGAGGTGGCCGGTCATACCGCTGGAGCGCGCCCACAGCCCCCAGGCCAGCGACAGGCCGGGCAGCCCCTCGGCACGACGCCGGTGCGCCAGCGCGTCGAGGAACGCGTTCGCGGCGGAGTAGCTGGCCTGCCCTGGATTGCCCAGCAATCCCGCGGCCGACGAGAACGTCACGAACGCCGAGAGGTCGGCAGCCCGGGTCAGTTCGTGCAGGTGCCAGGCGGCATCCACTTTGGGGCGGAGTACCGCGCCGATCCGTTCCTGGGTCAGGGATGTGATCACCCCGTCGTCCAGCAGCCCGGCCATATGGATCACGGCCGTCAGCTGAATGCCGTCAAGCGCTTCGGCCAGTGCCTCACGGTCGGAGACATCGCAGGCGAGGACGGTGACCT
Above is a genomic segment from Streptomyces marincola containing:
- a CDS encoding type I polyketide synthase → MAASSEEVVRALRASLKEAELLRQQNRELTAAKSEPIAIVGMACRFPGGVRSPEDLWRLVESGTDAISEFPEDRGWDVEGLFDPDPSVPGKSYVRHGGFLDDAADFDAEFFGINPREALAMHPQQRLLLETSWEAFERAGISPDSVRGSRTGVFAGVMHQDYAALLREVPEELEGYVLTGDTGSVVSGRVAYTLGLEGPAVTVDTACSSSLVSLHLACQSLRRGESTLALAAGVTVMTGPSGFVEFSRQRALSPDGRCRSFADSANGTGWSEGVGVLLLERLSDARRNGRRVLAVVRGSAVNQDGGSSGFSAPNGPSQQRVIRQALADAGLSAVDVDVVEAHGTGTRLGDPIEAQALLATYGQGRAVGRPLWLGSLKSNIGHAQAAAGVAGVIKMVMALRYGVLPQTLHVDEPSGHVDWSSGRVELLREAREWVVGAGGVRRAGVSSFGISGTNAHVVVEEAPVVEAPVSSSSGVGLGVSGGVVVWVVSGRSVGGLVGVVGRLREWVVGAGGGVGVGVVGGVLAGRSVFGVRGVVVGGSREELVGGLDGLVGDVESGVVSGGSVVSVGSGFGSVVGSVSGSVSGGSVSGGGRGVVLVFPGQGWQWVGLVVGLLEESVVFAEWMGVCERALEPLVGWSLVGVLRSGDEGWLGRVEVVQPVLWAVMVSLGRLWESLGVVVRGVVGHSQGEVAAVVVAGGLSVEEGARVVVLRSGLVGELVGGGGMVVVSLGRVGVEGLLGEVGGGLVVAAVNGPGSVVVSGEVGALGRLVGLCEGRGVGVRWVAVDYASHGPGVDVVRERLVEGLVGVVGRRGVLPFYSTVSGGLLDMEGLGGEYWFENLRRPVLFDDVVRSFGDDVVFVECSGHPVLVPVMEGVSAVGSLRRGEGGMRRFLLSVGEAFVRGVDVDWSRLFPGQERALAEAYADVPTYAFQRERFWLKDLEPDTAAKERRTRETVDDWRYRIDWTPLTPAAPTPQLSGTWVVLVPEESARPQWMDTAIRALGDGGAARVVPVALSVADADREVLGERLRALVDATAPFDGGILSLLALDARPLPSHPGLTAGVALTLSLVQALTDLGGTGRLWSVTRGAVTTGPEDAPADPAQAQVWGLGRVIALEHSALWGGLIDLPETVDEDALSGLCHVLAGLNGEDQVAVRASGLSGRRMVRAAVGAAEPRRTWAPAGTVVLTGATGSLGPRVARWLAAGGAEHLVLISRRGPEAPGVEELVAELTDMGTTVTVSACDVGDRGAVETLLGELREAGHTVRAVMHTAAHIELAPVTDTTLDSLAAVLSAKVAGTEHLADLLDPEDLDAFVLFSSIAGVWGSGDHAAYAAANAALDALAVRGRARGLPMTSVAWGVWEDALNTWRGMEGLDPNATRERVRGQGLALMRADLAIAALQQALDHDDTFVAVAEIDWEPFASLFTSMRPSPLLGELALYQRAVEPGTRPAESPTADVVPTRSALWQRLDGQPRADQERVLLDLVGTHAQAVLGHASAEAVGPDRAFKDLGFESLTAVELRNRLAAATGLQLPATLVFDHPTPSVLARHLRTEVLGAEEEPALPAVTAAPRATDDEPLAIVGMACRFPGGIDSPEALWQVVVNGGDVIADFPDDRGWDLGNLFDDDPGRRGTSYVRQGGFLEDADLFDAGFFGISPREALAMDPQQRLLLETSWEAFERAGLTMRDLHGSSTGTFVGAMSHGYGPSAGEATQAIEDYVVTGSVPSVISGRVAYAFGLEGPAVTVDTACSSSLVSLHLAAQALRRGECSLALAGGAVVMPTPDAFIGFSRLRALSTDGRCKAFSDDADGFGLAEGVGVVLLERLSDARRNGRRVLAVVRGSAINQDGASNGLTAPNGPSQQRVIRQALADARLSAADVDVVEAHGTGTRLGDPIEAQALLATYGRERAEGRPLWLGSVKSNIGHTQAAAGVAGVIKMVMAMRHGVLPRTLHVGERSSHIDWSSGAVELLEETREWPEDGRPRRAAISAFGISGTNAHVVVEEAPVVEAPVNSSLGSGVSGGVVVWVVSGRSVGGLVGVVGRLREWVVGGGSGVGVGVVGGVLAGRSVFGVRGVVVGGSREELVGGLDGLVGDVESGVVSGGSVVSVGSGFGSVVGSVSGSVSGGGSVSGGGRGVVLVFPGQGWQWVGLVVGLLEESVVFAEWMGVCERALEPLVGWSLVGVLRSGDEGWLGRVEVVQPVLWAVMVSLGRLWESLGVVVRGVVGHSQGEVAAVVVAGGLSVEEGARVVVLRSGLVGELVGGGGMVVVSLSVSGVEGLLGEVGGGLVVAAVNGPGSVVVSGEVGALGRLVGLCEGRGVGVRWVAVDYASHGPGVDVVRERLVEGLVGVVGRRGVLPFYSTVSGGLLDMEGLGGEYWFENLRRPVLFDDVVRSFGDDVVFVECSGHPVLVPVMEGVSAVGSLRRGEGGMRRFLLSVGEAFVRGVDVDWSRLFPGQERAVAQACGDVPTYAFERERFWLSGGSGLGSGGVGRGLVGGGVELAGGGGVVFSGRVSLEGYGWLGDHGVWGSVLLPGTGFVELGLRAGGRVEELALGVPLVLGVGGVDVQVRVGEVDGEGRRSLGVFARGGEGEEWVTHATGTLAPAGPVAGHPELSGVWPPPQAVAVPLAGFYDRLAESGFEYGPAFRGLVAAWRRGDEVFAEVRLPQERHGDDFDLHPALLDAALHASLLDGVDEVRLPFSWSGVTLHATGATALRVRLAPTGPDTMTLSVADETGAPVADVESLAVRPVRREQLGVPLRDALFHVEWADVTADVAASAAPARRDTVVTWRGAGPVDGGRTAAQAVGPVEAAVRAVAVLQEWLAHERSATDRLVWLTGGAVSTRNGEDVTDLSAAAAWGAVRSAQAEHPGRIVLIDTDTDTDSGGADEAARLVRELLPRLPLEAEPQLALRGGRVLAPRLAAARPEAVAPAAGNGHGTVLITGGTGTLGALVARHLVQAHGVRRLLLVSRRGPAAEGAAELVAALAEAGAEAKAVACDVSDRAALAEVLGSVPQEHPLTGVVHAAGVLDDGLITSLTGERVGAVLRAKAESARHLHELTRDADLSMFVLFSAAGGILGAAGQGNYAAANAYLDALAEHRRALGLPAVSMAWGLWETLSDMTGGLGEAGLARLRRSGVLPLASADGLALFDVALGLERPLVLPVRLDLAALRDAAERPPLVRGLVGRARRRPAPAGAPATGTDAATGPARLAGLSGEERAEALFHRVRAEAAGVLGLAGPEQVDTARGFLESGFDSLRAVELRNRLGAVTGLRLPATLIFDFPTVAALAAHLDARLAEEAAVPPVLARLDGLEAVLGDVASDDPVRGRLAARLRDLLGQLDAEAPPGGAEAPPGGGAGEAAGGGDAVDVEAATLEDIFDIVENELRGS